The genomic window ATCTGGTAAGTGACGGCGGAAGAAGCCCTTACCGACTGCACTTCAGAAGACCTTGCTTCATCTACTACCAGGCATATCCTGAAATGATTACAGGTTCTGTAATTTCTGATGCGATTGTTACCATGTGTAGTATGAATATCATTGCGGGAGAATTAGACGCATAAAACGGTAAAAAGTACAGTGTACCATGTGCAGTGTACTTAAAAATATAAACAGATAATAATACTTTGTACTTTGTACAATGTACATTTTACAACAAAATAAAATGAGCGAAACAATAGCTTTTAAACCGGAAAGTTTAGCACTGGTGCACAAGATGATGGCAAGATATCCTGAGGGAAGACAAAAATCGGCCCTTATTCCTGTACTTCACCTGGCACAGAAAGAATTCGGAGGATGGCTGGACGTTCCGGTAATGGATTATGTTGCGGAACTGCTGAGCATCAAGCCCATCGAAGTATACGAAGTGGCTACTTTCTATACCATGTTCAATATGAAACCGGTAGGTAAATATGTACTGGAAGTTTGCAGAACGGGGCCTTGCATGGTTTCGGGAAGCGAAAAAATCCTTAATCATATCCGAACCAAACTGAACATTAAGGACGGGGAAACTACGGAAGACGGAATGTTTACCCTGAAGCCGGCCGAATGCCTTGGAGCGTGCGGATATGCTCCGATGATGCAGCTGGGGAAATTCTTCCACGAAAATTTAACGATTGAAAAAGTAGACGAAATCCTTGATCTTTGCAGAGAAGGACAGGTTGCTTTGGACTAATTGAATTTTAATATCAAATAAATAAGAAGCGTACCACCGGAGCCAAAAGCTATCGGCCATTCGCTAAAAGCAAATAAAAATGAGTAAAAAACTTTTACTTAAAGACGCACATGTTGAAGGCATCCGCTATTTCGAAACCTACCGCAAGCAAGGAGGTTACGGAGCAGCAGAAAAAGCCCTGAAAATGACACCGGACGAAATCCTGGAAGAAGTAAAAGCTTCGGGACTTCGCGGACGTGGAGGCGCAGGATTCCCGACCGGGATGAAATGGAGCTTCCTGGCAAAACCGGAAGGCGTTCCGAGACACTTGGTGGTAAATGCCGACGAATCGGAGCCTGGAACATTCAAAGACCGTTATCTGATGGAATTCCTTCCTCATCTTCTGATCGAGGGAATGCTGATTTCATCATACTGTTTAGGTTCCAACACTTCGTACATCTATATCCGTGGGGAATATTCATGGATTCCGGATATTTTAGAAGAAGCGATTGAAGAGGCCAAAGCAGCAGGATTTTTAGGTAAAAATATATTAGGAACAGGTTTCGATCTTGAAATCTATGTTCAGAGAGGTGCCGGAGCCTACATCTGTGGGGAAGAAACGGCCTTGCTCGAATCTCTTGAAGGAAAAAGAGGAAACCCAAGACTGAAACCGCCATTCCCGGCTGTAAAAGGACTTTGGGAAAGACCAACCGTAGTAAACAACGTTGAATCGATTGCGGCTATTGTTCCGATCATCGATATTACCGGAGCGGAATATGCTAAAATCGGCGTAGGAAGATCTACCGGTACCAAACTGATTTCTGCCTGCGGAAACATCAACAAACCGGGCGTTTATGAAATCGATATGACGATTACCGTTGAAGAATTCATTTACTCAGAAGAATATTGTGGCGGAATTAAGGACGGAAAAAGACTGAAAGCCTGTATCCCGGGTGGAAGTTCCGTTCCGATCGTTCCTGCCAATTTGTTATTAAAAACCGTAAACGGAGAACCGAGATACATGAACTACGAATCTTTGGCTGATGGTGGTTTCGCTACCGGAACCATGATGGGTTCAGGAGGGTTCATCGTGTTGGATGAAGACCAGTGTGTGGTGGAACATACCATGACTTTGGCAAGATTCTACAACCACGAAAGCTGCGGACAATGTACGCCTTGCCGTGAAGGTACGGGATGGATGTACAAGATTTTGAAGAAAATCGAGAAAGGAGAAGGAAAAATGGAAGATATCGATCTGCTTTGGGACATCCAGAGAAAGATCGAAGGAAATACGATCTGCCCATTGGGTGATGCGGCGGCATGGCCGGTGGCAGCAGCGATCCGTCACTTCAGAGACGAGTTTGAATGGCACGTGAAAAATCCTGAGTTGTGTAAAACCCAGAATTACGGGCTTGCCCATTATGCAGATCCAATCCCTGCTGTTGAGAACAATGCTTAAGATGAAAAGTTTACTGGTAGCTGGGTTAATGATTTCGGGTTTTATCTTTGGACAAAGAGCGACAAATGATACGATAGGAGAATCAACCCTTGAAGAAGCTTGTGCTTTTCCTGGCAGATTATCTATTAAGCAAAAAGAAAAACCTTTACCATTAAGCAAAAAAGGACAGATGTTCGCTTTCTTCGGTTGGAACAGAGGCGCTTTCAGCAACTCGGACATTCATTTCACCGGAAACGGCTATGATTTTCAGCTGAACAATGTATCTGCAAAAGACAGACCTACGAAATTGGGGATTGTATATATCGATCCGTCTTGGTTTACCGTAGTTCAGTATAATTTCAGAGCAGGTTATTTTATTAAAGATAATTTGGCTTTGGTACTGGGAATCGATCACATGAAATATGTGATGAATCAAAACCAAACGGTTGATTTTTCAGGAACAATTTCAGATCCTAAATATGCAGCCATGGTACAGAACGGACAGGTAAATCTATCTGATGAGCAGTTCCTTACCTTTGAGCACACAGACGGTCTTAATTATGAAAATTTAGGACTTGAGAAATATAAAAATCTTGTTCACAAGAAAAATATAGACCTGGTATGGTCTTACGGAGCCGGTCTAGGTTTCATGTTTCCGAAAAGTAATGTAAAACTTTTTGGCAATGAACGGAGCGACCGTTTCCATGTAGCCGGTATGGCAACCGATCTGAGATCGAGTTTAAACCTGGTTTTCTGGAACCACTGGATGATCAGGGCAGAAGCCAAAGCCGGGTACATCAATATGTGGGACATTAAAACCACATTGAACAACAAACCGGATAAAGCCCGTCAGGATTTTGTTTTCGGACAGGTGCTGGCAGGAATCGGATATACATTTAATACGAAAAAGTATAATTAAACAGAGCTTAATGGCTAAGGCATAAGCGAAAAGCATAGAATATGAGCGAAGAGGTTAAAAAATTTAAAATAACTATAGACGGACAGACCACCGAAGTTTTGCCTGGAACTTCTATCCTGGAAGCTGCCAGACAGATCGGCGGAAAATCCGTACCTCCGGCAATGTGCTATTACAGCAAATTGGAAACCAGCGGAGGAAGATGCAGAACTTGCTTAGTGGAAGTTTCCAAAGGATCTGAAGCAGATCCGCGTCCTATGCCGAAATTGGTGGCAAGCTGCAGAACCAATGTAATGGACGGGATGGAAGTGAAAAACCTTTCTTCCGAAAAGGCACAGGAAGGCAGAAAAGCCGTAACTGAGTTTTTACTCTTGAACCACCCGTTAGACTGCCCGATTTGTGACCAGGCAGGAGAATGCCACCTTCAGGATCTTGGCTATGAGCACGGCGTGGAAAACACCAGAACGGAATTCGAAAGAAATACTTATGATGCCGATGACTTGGGGCCTCACATCAAACTGAATATGAACCGTTGCATCCTGTGTGCAAGATGCGTACTAGCTGCTAACCAGCTTACCGGAGAAAGAGAGCACGGAATCCTTTTCAGAGGAGATCACGCTGAAATTTCAACATATCTGAATAAAGCCCTTGATAATGATTTTATCGGAAACGTAATCGACGTTTGTCCGGTAGGGGCATTAACAGACAGAACCGCACGTTTTGCGAGCAGAGTATGGTTTACCAAACCGATGAATGCTTCTTGCAACTGTGGAAAATGTTCCGGAAAAGCAGTGGTTTGGATGAAAGGAGACGAAATTGTAAGGGTAACGGCCCGAAAAGACCAGTGGGGTGAAGTAGAAGAATTTATCTGCGATACCTGCCGTTTCGAAAGAAAGAGCCTGAGCGACTGGAACATCGAAGGTCCTAGACATATCGACAGACATTCGGTGATTTCACTCAACCATTACGAGAAGCCTAAAGACGAATTGAGAGTCCTAGATAATCCGATGGCAAAAGAGATCAGCGAAAAAGACGAAAAATAAAGAGTTGGATGCTGGAAGAAGGAAGCCGGAAGTTTAATATAAAACTCACCTACTGCTTTCAACATCAGCTGTTTAAAAATATAAAAAATTGGTAATGTGATGATGAGTCGATGCCACGATGTACTGAACATCCAGCTCCGGCTCCCATCTTCAAACATTTAAATAAAAATGGATTTAATTACATTTAAACTTATACTTGTATTAGCACTTTTCCTGCTTTCGCTGACGATCGCAGCCTACTCTACCTGGGCGGAAAGAAAAGTAGCATCTATCATGCAGGACAGGATCGGGCCGAACAGAGCCGGGCCTTTCGGATTGCTGCAGCCTCTTGCGGATGGTGGAAAGTTTTTCTTTAAAGAAGATTTCACCCCTGCCAATGCGGAAAAATTCCTTTTCGTGTTGGGTCCGGCATTGGTGATGTTTATTTCATTGATTACCGGAGCGGTTATTCCTTGGGGTAAAAGTTTAAATATCGCCGGTACTTCGTACGATCTTCAGGTGGCAAACATCGACGTAGGAGTTCTTTTCATTATCGGAATGGCTTCTATCGGGGTTTACGGGATTATGATCGGAGGCTGGGCTTCCAACAACAAATATTCATTACTTGGGGCCATCCGTGCTTCTTCACAGATGATTTCTTACGAATTGGCAATGGGATTGGCTTTGCTTTCCATCATTATGATGACGGGAAGTCTTGATCTTAAAGAAATTACGGCAAGCCAGACCAACGGAAAATTGTGGGGCTTTATTCCATGGGTTTCCGGACTGAACTGGAATATCTTTTATCAGCCGATTGCTTTCCTTGTTTTCTTCGTTGCTGCTTTGGCAGAAACCAACAGACACCCTTTTGATTTACCGGAATGTGAATCTGAATTGGTAACCGGATATTCTACGGAATATTCTTCGATGAAATTAGGATTGTACATGTTCGGTGAATATGTGAATATGTTTATCTCCAATGCTTTCATGGTCGTTCTTTTCTTCGGAGGATACAATTATCCGGGAATTGAATGGGTAACGCAGCACTGGGGTGAAAATACCGCAGGAATTTTAAGTGTTGTGGCATTTTTAACCAAGACGGTAATCGGAATCCTGATCTTCATGTGGATCAGATGGACACTGCCGAGATTCAGATACGATCAGTTAATGCACCTGGGATGGAAAACGCTGATCCCGATGGCATTGGTAAATTTATTAATTACAGGAGCCGTAATCTTAGCTTTTGCCAATTAATCATCTGAAATAAATTAATTTGAAAATTTGATAATGTGACGATGAGCTGCTGTGACGATGAAATTTCCATCTCTCCGCCTCCATCTTCTAACATTTAATAATAAAAAATAAATGAAACTTACAAACAGATCAAAAGTTGTTTCCAATAAAGAAATGACCCTTGCTGAAAAAATCTACCTGCCTGCAATCTTTACAGGGATGGGGATTACCTTTAAGCATGCTGTAAGAACCGTACTGAAAGGAGCACCCGCTGTATATGCGTATCCGGAAGTACAGAAGCCGAGAGCAGAAATCTGGAGAGGCCAGCACGTTTTGAAAAGAGACGAAGAAGGCAGAGAAAGATGCACCGCTTGCGGACTTTGTGCGGTGGCATGCCCTGCAGAGGCCATTACCATGACGGCTGCTGAAAGAACAAAAGAGGAAAAGCACCTGTACCGGGAAGAAAAATATGCATCGGTATATGAAATCAATATGCTAAGATGTATCTTTTGCGGGATGTGCGAAGAAGCCTGCCCGAAATCTGCGATCTATCTTACCGACCGTTTGGTAGACGTGGAAACCAACAGAGGTTCTTTCATTTACGGAAAAGACAAATTGGTGGAAAAAATAAATGAAAGGATTGATATCACTGAAAGACAGTCCGAGAAACAAAAAAATGCGGTAAAATAATGGATCAGTTTTTATTTTTCTTGGTGGCGTTTTTAGCAGTGGCAAGTGCGGTGTATTTCGTATTTGCAAGAAATCCTCTCTATGCTATTTTGTCATTAATTGTTACAATGTTTTCGATTGCGGGTATGTACATTCTCCTGAATGCACAGTTTCTTGCGATTATCCAGATTATAGTATATGCCGGGGCGATCATGGTATTGTTCCTGTACATCCTGATGATGCTTAACCTTAATAAGCAAGACGAAAGTAAGAAGAACAATACTTTAAAGTTTGCCGGTGTTTTTACGGCAGGTCTTCTGTTAATTGGAGTTTTGGGAGTATTCAGAGGCGTACAGCAGAATCATGTGGCTGTAGCAGATGCTGATGGAAGCATCGGGCTTACCAAAAACCTGGGCAGACTTTTGTTTAATGAATATGTTTTACCGTTTGAGCTTGCATCCATCCTTATTCTGGCAGGTATTGTAGGTGCGGTATTAATCGGTAAAAAAGATTTATAAAATTATGGGAGAAGTAAATACATTTATACAAAGCATCCCTCTGAACTACTTCATCATCCTTTCGTCAGTATTATTCTGTCTGGGCGTGTTGGGCGTATTGCTGAGAAAAAATGCTATTGTTATTTTGGGTTGTGTAGAGCTTATGCTGAATTCGGTAAACCTTTTACTCGCTGCATTTTCGGCGTACAAAGGAAACGGCGACGGACAACTTTTAGTTTTCTTCATTATGGTGGTGGCTGCTGCGGAAGTGGCAGTAGGTCTGGCAATTATTGCTATGCTTTATAGAAATACCCGTTCTGTTGATGTAAGTATATTTAATAAATTAAGAGGATAAGAATGGAAAATTTAGTGTATGCAATAATACTTTTACCACTTTTAGGTTTTCTTATTAACGGGTTATTCGGGAAAAATCTTCCAAAAATTGTTGTAGGGAGTTTGGCTACGGCAATGGTTTTTGCCTCTTTCTGCATCGCAGTAAGTATTTTCCTGGGTTTCAATTCCGAAAGCCAGCCTGTAATTGTAAAAGCTTTTGAATGGTTCAGGGTAAACGGGGTTCAGATCAATTTCGGATTCCAGATCGATCAGCTGTCTTTGATGATGGTGATGATCATTACAGGAATCGGTTCTTTGATTCATCTCTACTCTATCGGATATATGAGCCACGATAAAGGTTTCTATAAGTTTTTCACTTATCTGAACTTGTTTATCTTCTCCATGTTACTTTTGGTAATGGGAAGCAACTACCTGATCCTGTTCATCGGATGGGAAGGCGTAGGATTGTGTTCCTATTTACTGATCGGGTTCTGGTATACCAACGAAGAATACGGTAAAGCAGCAAGAAAAGCATTCATCATGAACAGAATCGGTGACCTTGCGTTGCTGATCGGGATTTTCATGTTGGCTTCTCAGACCAATGCTGTCGATTATCTTACCATTAGAGAAAATGCAGGAAAATTTGAACTGGACGGAAGCGTAATCATCTTTATTACGGCAAGTTTATTTATCGGTGCTACCGGTAAATCGGCTCAGGTTCCTCTATATACATGGCTTCCGGATGCGATGGCCGGCCCTACCCCTGTTTCTGCGTTAATTCACGCGGCGACGATGGTAACGGCAGGGATCTATCTGGTGGTACGTTCCAACTTCTTATTCACACTGGCGCCAAGCGTTCAGGACGGAATTTTATTCATCGGCTTCCTAACGGCTGCGCTGGCAGGATTCTACGCCCTGCGTCAGAACGACATTAAAAAAGTTTTGGCCTACTCTACCGTTTCACAGCTTGGATTCATGTTCATTGCTTTAGGATTGGGTGCTTATACAACTGCCATGTTCCACGTAATGACACACGCTTTCTTTAAAGCCCTGTTATTCTTAGGAGCAGGATCTGTAATCCACGCGATGA from Chryseobacterium sp. SORGH_AS_0447 includes these protein-coding regions:
- the nuoF gene encoding NADH-quinone oxidoreductase subunit NuoF translates to MSKKLLLKDAHVEGIRYFETYRKQGGYGAAEKALKMTPDEILEEVKASGLRGRGGAGFPTGMKWSFLAKPEGVPRHLVVNADESEPGTFKDRYLMEFLPHLLIEGMLISSYCLGSNTSYIYIRGEYSWIPDILEEAIEEAKAAGFLGKNILGTGFDLEIYVQRGAGAYICGEETALLESLEGKRGNPRLKPPFPAVKGLWERPTVVNNVESIAAIVPIIDITGAEYAKIGVGRSTGTKLISACGNINKPGVYEIDMTITVEEFIYSEEYCGGIKDGKRLKACIPGGSSVPIVPANLLLKTVNGEPRYMNYESLADGGFATGTMMGSGGFIVLDEDQCVVEHTMTLARFYNHESCGQCTPCREGTGWMYKILKKIEKGEGKMEDIDLLWDIQRKIEGNTICPLGDAAAWPVAAAIRHFRDEFEWHVKNPELCKTQNYGLAHYADPIPAVENNA
- the nuoE gene encoding NAD(P)H-dependent oxidoreductase subunit E, with translation MSETIAFKPESLALVHKMMARYPEGRQKSALIPVLHLAQKEFGGWLDVPVMDYVAELLSIKPIEVYEVATFYTMFNMKPVGKYVLEVCRTGPCMVSGSEKILNHIRTKLNIKDGETTEDGMFTLKPAECLGACGYAPMMQLGKFFHENLTIEKVDEILDLCREGQVALD
- a CDS encoding NADH-quinone oxidoreductase subunit J; protein product: MDQFLFFLVAFLAVASAVYFVFARNPLYAILSLIVTMFSIAGMYILLNAQFLAIIQIIVYAGAIMVLFLYILMMLNLNKQDESKKNNTLKFAGVFTAGLLLIGVLGVFRGVQQNHVAVADADGSIGLTKNLGRLLFNEYVLPFELASILILAGIVGAVLIGKKDL
- the nuoH gene encoding NADH-quinone oxidoreductase subunit NuoH; this translates as MDLITFKLILVLALFLLSLTIAAYSTWAERKVASIMQDRIGPNRAGPFGLLQPLADGGKFFFKEDFTPANAEKFLFVLGPALVMFISLITGAVIPWGKSLNIAGTSYDLQVANIDVGVLFIIGMASIGVYGIMIGGWASNNKYSLLGAIRASSQMISYELAMGLALLSIIMMTGSLDLKEITASQTNGKLWGFIPWVSGLNWNIFYQPIAFLVFFVAALAETNRHPFDLPECESELVTGYSTEYSSMKLGLYMFGEYVNMFISNAFMVVLFFGGYNYPGIEWVTQHWGENTAGILSVVAFLTKTVIGILIFMWIRWTLPRFRYDQLMHLGWKTLIPMALVNLLITGAVILAFAN
- a CDS encoding 2Fe-2S iron-sulfur cluster-binding protein, with product MSEEVKKFKITIDGQTTEVLPGTSILEAARQIGGKSVPPAMCYYSKLETSGGRCRTCLVEVSKGSEADPRPMPKLVASCRTNVMDGMEVKNLSSEKAQEGRKAVTEFLLLNHPLDCPICDQAGECHLQDLGYEHGVENTRTEFERNTYDADDLGPHIKLNMNRCILCARCVLAANQLTGEREHGILFRGDHAEISTYLNKALDNDFIGNVIDVCPVGALTDRTARFASRVWFTKPMNASCNCGKCSGKAVVWMKGDEIVRVTARKDQWGEVEEFICDTCRFERKSLSDWNIEGPRHIDRHSVISLNHYEKPKDELRVLDNPMAKEISEKDEK
- the nuoK gene encoding NADH-quinone oxidoreductase subunit NuoK, with amino-acid sequence MGEVNTFIQSIPLNYFIILSSVLFCLGVLGVLLRKNAIVILGCVELMLNSVNLLLAAFSAYKGNGDGQLLVFFIMVVAAAEVAVGLAIIAMLYRNTRSVDVSIFNKLRG
- the nuoL gene encoding NADH-quinone oxidoreductase subunit L encodes the protein MENLVYAIILLPLLGFLINGLFGKNLPKIVVGSLATAMVFASFCIAVSIFLGFNSESQPVIVKAFEWFRVNGVQINFGFQIDQLSLMMVMIITGIGSLIHLYSIGYMSHDKGFYKFFTYLNLFIFSMLLLVMGSNYLILFIGWEGVGLCSYLLIGFWYTNEEYGKAARKAFIMNRIGDLALLIGIFMLASQTNAVDYLTIRENAGKFELDGSVIIFITASLFIGATGKSAQVPLYTWLPDAMAGPTPVSALIHAATMVTAGIYLVVRSNFLFTLAPSVQDGILFIGFLTAALAGFYALRQNDIKKVLAYSTVSQLGFMFIALGLGAYTTAMFHVMTHAFFKALLFLGAGSVIHAMSNEQDMRFMGGLKKYIPLTHATFLIGTLAISGFPLLSGMISKDEILVAAFAKNPIYWVMLFILAAVTATYMFRLYYLTFHGEFRGTEEQKHHLHESPSNMTLPLIVLAIFSVVGGFINLPHFIGHGHYAKLMEWLKPVLTEESYNQMEATLSGVPFGTEMILLGATVLMFFCVWFFVKNTYVNKKKQALPEEMYTGWEKLSAKKLYVDELYNAIIVKTVEGLGRGGRMFDKGILDRFVDFVGDGAEDSGRAMKRIQNGNVENYILIMSLAVGIILIVNFLLQ
- a CDS encoding NADH-quinone oxidoreductase subunit I, with protein sequence MKLTNRSKVVSNKEMTLAEKIYLPAIFTGMGITFKHAVRTVLKGAPAVYAYPEVQKPRAEIWRGQHVLKRDEEGRERCTACGLCAVACPAEAITMTAAERTKEEKHLYREEKYASVYEINMLRCIFCGMCEEACPKSAIYLTDRLVDVETNRGSFIYGKDKLVEKINERIDITERQSEKQKNAVK